The genomic segment TCTTTCTGCCAGAGACATTGGATTTTCTGGGAAAATATTCCACTACTTGATGCTGAGAAGGCTGAAGACAAGAGGGAGAAACTTATGGTTTACAGTCGACATGCAACCTCTTCGGTTCTCCTTGAGAGAGTTCTTCCTTACAACAGGTAATTATAAAGTGTTTGCAatggttttaaaacccttttaaaacccttttaaaaaccttttaaaactcttttaaactcttttaaaacccttttaaaactctattgTAAAGGGTTTTTCccgttttaaatgttttaaaacccttttaaaaccctcttaaaactcttttgaaactcttttaaaactcttaaatggttttaaaagggttttaaaagggttttaaaaggtttttaaaagggttttaaaagggttttaaaatggttttaaaagggttttaaaagggtttttaacctttttaaaaccttttaaaactattgtaaaagggtttttcctgttttagaagtttttaaacccttttaaaactcttttaaaaccttttaagagttttaaaagagttttaaaagggatttaaaagggttttagaaCAGTTTATATTAGGCAAAGTTTGAACAAACTAAcatcattgttttattaaacatagggATTCAATGCGAACCTATTCATAGAGAACCAAGGAATAACGGAAAAGATCCAATTAGTGAACCATATTCTTGGGCGGTGAGAGGAGATTACACTTTAACTCAACTTCAATATCGACTATTTAATGAACCAGAAGAGGGTGAAGAACCTTTGGATGACAAGGAAAAGGAATGCCTCGCTGCAGTGGTATTAACAGAAGGTATTTTGATGACACCAAATTCAACAGAGAAGATACCTCTGTCTAGGCTGAAGCATGCATCAGATTTCGAGATGTATACAGCCCAACCATGGGGCAAGGAAGCGTATAACATTCTCGCCACATGCATTCAGAAATTGGATAAAGATTCTTGGTCAAAAGGTCAGTATAGTGTCAAGGGATTTCCCATGGCATTATATATATGGGCCTTGAGTGCTGTTCCAATTTTTGGTGATACATTTGCGAGAAGATGTAATTT from the Camelina sativa cultivar DH55 chromosome 12, Cs, whole genome shotgun sequence genome contains:
- the LOC104733867 gene encoding uncharacterized protein LOC104733867 is translated as MASSDFEPLALPEPTYGMGLEPIVGANICQHSDLSLVAKVKHTLGKASFTKLQSSFLGHIINLSARDIGFSGKIFHYLMLRRLKTRGRNLWFTVDMQPLRFSLREFFLTTGIQCEPIHREPRNNGKDPISEPYSWAVRGDYTLTQLQYRLFNEPEEGEEPLDDKEKECLAAVVLTEGILMTPNSTEKIPLSRLKHASDFEMYTAQPWGKEAYNILATCIQKLDKDSWSKEHSIH